The following proteins are co-located in the Trichormus variabilis 0441 genome:
- the radA gene encoding DNA repair protein RadA, giving the protein MAKPKTFYICNECGAESPQWFGKCPACGTYNSLEEQITIQSSVDVLKGGVSGWHASQNNGKAPVKPAKPRASLTFDQITDRQIARWESGYGELDRVLGGGVVPGSMVLIGGDPGIGKSTLLLQVSNQLAQRYRILYVTGEESGQQVKLRASRLGVAKTLSVVGDDQREESEQTPLVSIADGVGADLYVLPETDLEEILREVDSLKPNVAVIDSIQTVFFPALTSAPGSVAQVRECTAALMKVAKHEDITMLIVGHVTKEGAIAGPKVLEHLVDTVLYFEGDRFASHRLLRTVKNRFGATHEIGIFEMVQNGLREVPNPSELFLGNRDDPAPGTAIVVACEGTRPIVVELQALVSPTSYPSPRRAGTGIDYNRLVQILAVLEKRVGIPMSKLDSYVASAGGLNVEEPAVDLGIAIAIVASFRDRIVDPGTVLIGEVGLGGQVRSVSQMELRLKEAAKLGFKKAIVPKGQKFPDFDIEIIPVAKVIDAIIAAIPHQELTEEDFNLDEDQ; this is encoded by the coding sequence ATGGCAAAGCCCAAAACCTTTTACATTTGTAACGAATGTGGAGCAGAATCTCCCCAATGGTTTGGTAAGTGTCCAGCTTGTGGTACTTACAATTCCTTAGAAGAACAGATTACCATTCAATCTTCCGTAGATGTACTTAAGGGAGGAGTTAGTGGTTGGCACGCATCCCAGAATAATGGTAAAGCACCTGTTAAGCCGGCAAAACCACGAGCTTCTTTAACATTTGACCAAATTACCGATCGCCAAATCGCTCGTTGGGAGTCTGGCTATGGAGAACTGGATCGGGTGCTTGGTGGTGGTGTGGTTCCAGGTTCGATGGTTTTGATTGGTGGTGATCCCGGTATTGGTAAATCTACCCTATTACTACAAGTCTCAAATCAATTGGCGCAGAGATATCGTATTCTCTATGTCACGGGTGAAGAATCTGGGCAACAAGTAAAATTAAGAGCTTCTCGCTTAGGTGTGGCAAAAACCCTGAGTGTTGTCGGAGATGATCAAAGGGAGGAATCAGAACAGACACCTCTAGTATCTATAGCTGATGGTGTGGGCGCAGATTTATATGTTTTGCCAGAAACAGATTTAGAAGAGATATTACGAGAGGTGGATTCTCTCAAGCCCAATGTGGCGGTAATTGACAGTATTCAAACCGTGTTTTTTCCAGCCCTGACCTCTGCGCCTGGTTCTGTCGCCCAAGTCAGGGAATGTACAGCAGCCCTAATGAAAGTGGCAAAACATGAAGACATTACCATGTTAATTGTCGGACACGTCACCAAAGAAGGGGCGATCGCCGGGCCGAAAGTTTTAGAACACTTAGTAGATACAGTACTCTATTTTGAAGGCGATCGCTTTGCTTCCCATCGGTTATTACGCACAGTGAAAAACCGCTTTGGTGCAACGCACGAAATCGGCATCTTTGAAATGGTGCAAAACGGACTACGTGAAGTCCCTAACCCTAGTGAGTTATTTTTAGGTAACCGTGATGACCCCGCACCAGGTACAGCCATTGTCGTAGCTTGTGAAGGTACACGACCTATAGTTGTTGAGTTACAAGCTTTAGTTAGCCCCACCAGCTACCCCTCTCCCCGCCGAGCCGGAACTGGTATAGATTATAACCGATTAGTCCAAATTCTTGCCGTGTTAGAAAAACGGGTAGGAATTCCTATGTCCAAATTAGATTCTTACGTCGCCTCAGCTGGAGGATTGAATGTAGAAGAACCAGCCGTAGATTTAGGAATCGCCATTGCCATCGTTGCCAGTTTCCGCGATCGCATCGTTGATCCTGGTACAGTCTTGATTGGCGAAGTCGGCTTAGGTGGACAAGTGCGATCGGTTTCCCAGATGGAACTCCGGTTAAAAGAAGCAGCTAAACTGGGATTCAAGAAAGCGATCGTTCCTAAAGGGCAAAAATTTCCCGACTTTGACATTGAAATCATCCCAGTTGCCAAAGTCATAGATGCAATTATCGCCGCCATCCCTCACCAAGAACTAACAGAAGAGGACTTCAACCTAGACGAAGATCAATAG
- the rpaB gene encoding response regulator transcription factor RpaB: MESHKEKILVVDDEASIRRILETRLSMIGYDVVTAGDGEEALETFRKSDPDLVVLDVMMPKLDGYGVCQELRKESDVPIIMLTALGDVADRITGLELGADDYVVKPFSPKELEARIRSVLRRVDKTGASGIPSSGVIHVGNIKIDTNKRQVYKGDERIRLTGMEFSLLELLVSRSGEAFSRSEILQEVWGYTPERHVDTRVVDVHISRLRAKLEDDPSNPELILTARGTGYLFQRIIEPGEE; encoded by the coding sequence TTGGAAAGTCATAAAGAAAAAATCCTGGTAGTAGACGACGAAGCTAGCATTCGCCGAATTTTAGAAACGCGCCTTTCAATGATTGGCTACGATGTAGTAACAGCAGGGGATGGCGAAGAAGCTTTAGAAACATTCCGCAAATCTGACCCTGATTTAGTGGTTTTGGATGTGATGATGCCAAAGCTGGATGGTTATGGTGTTTGTCAAGAATTACGTAAAGAATCGGATGTCCCTATAATTATGCTAACAGCCTTAGGGGACGTTGCCGATCGCATCACTGGTTTAGAGTTAGGTGCTGATGACTACGTAGTTAAACCGTTTTCCCCCAAAGAACTAGAAGCAAGAATTCGCTCAGTATTACGACGGGTAGATAAAACTGGTGCTTCTGGTATTCCCAGTTCTGGGGTAATTCACGTTGGTAATATCAAAATTGATACCAACAAGCGCCAAGTCTATAAAGGCGATGAGCGTATCCGCTTGACAGGTATGGAATTTAGTTTACTAGAGTTGCTAGTCAGCCGTTCTGGAGAAGCTTTTTCCCGTTCGGAAATTTTACAAGAAGTCTGGGGTTATACTCCAGAACGCCATGTAGACACCCGTGTGGTAGATGTGCATATCTCCCGCTTACGGGCAAAATTAGAAGATGACCCCAGTAACCCAGAATTAATTCTCACAGCACGGGGTACTGGTTATTTGTTTCAACGCATAATTGAGCCAGGAGAAGAATAG
- a CDS encoding cofactor assembly of complex C subunit B yields the protein MTKPDPNRVLRRLPFVVGGLGAILLLINRLLTPELTNSQARGDVLGVILSAVLILTGLIWQQVQPRSPDSVELIGDEGFVLSADLPEAVKTELAWASHLLLTNTVTRSLVVYYQGKVLLRRGILGSKAEVTPGAIVKRVLEKQQPVYLVALNVYPGRIEFDYLPENTQGVICQPIGNEGVLILGANAPRSYTKQDENWIAGIADKLAVTLKNSHG from the coding sequence ATGACCAAACCTGATCCCAATCGAGTTTTGCGGCGCTTACCCTTTGTAGTAGGTGGGTTAGGCGCTATACTTTTGCTGATTAACCGTTTATTGACACCAGAATTGACAAACTCTCAAGCCCGTGGTGATGTGCTGGGGGTGATTTTGAGTGCTGTACTAATTTTAACGGGTTTAATTTGGCAGCAGGTACAGCCGCGATCGCCTGATTCTGTAGAACTCATTGGCGATGAAGGTTTTGTTTTATCAGCAGATTTACCAGAAGCCGTGAAAACAGAACTAGCCTGGGCATCTCATTTATTGTTGACTAACACAGTAACGCGATCGCTGGTGGTTTACTATCAAGGCAAAGTTTTGTTACGTCGCGGTATTCTGGGATCAAAGGCAGAAGTCACACCAGGCGCGATTGTGAAGCGAGTTTTGGAAAAACAACAGCCTGTTTATTTAGTGGCTTTAAATGTTTACCCAGGACGAATTGAATTTGATTATTTGCCAGAAAATACCCAAGGTGTAATTTGTCAACCAATTGGTAATGAAGGTGTATTAATTTTAGGGGCCAATGCTCCTAGAAGTTACACTAAACAAGATGAAAACTGGATAGCAGGAATTGCTGATAAGTTAGCAGTGACACTCAAAAATAGTCATGGATAA
- a CDS encoding Uma2 family endonuclease — translation MVITQPPAETRTLLKNISWQTFKAILADMGNERNSRFAYDRGIVEIMTPLMPHENFNRLIEGFIIVLCEEFSLEVKSTGSLTLTRDDLEKGGEPDSSYYIQNEFLIRDKENIDLAHDPPPDLVLEVDYSRPKINKLSLYASMAIPQFWKYNGTVLQIYSLSGNEYIEVEFSPTFVPVSVKDIPRFIQESKKIGQLAAKSAFRTWVRQQISAAQPPVL, via the coding sequence ATGGTAATAACACAGCCACCGGCAGAAACAAGAACTTTGCTCAAAAACATTAGTTGGCAGACCTTCAAGGCAATTCTGGCAGATATGGGAAATGAACGAAATTCTAGGTTTGCCTATGACAGAGGAATAGTGGAAATCATGACTCCACTCATGCCGCATGAGAACTTTAATCGCCTGATAGAAGGCTTTATTATCGTGCTGTGTGAAGAATTTAGTTTAGAAGTAAAAAGTACAGGCTCACTTACATTAACACGAGACGATTTAGAAAAAGGCGGAGAGCCAGATAGTAGTTATTATATTCAGAATGAATTTTTAATTAGAGATAAAGAAAATATTGATTTAGCTCACGATCCACCACCAGATTTAGTACTAGAAGTAGATTATTCTAGACCTAAAATTAATAAATTATCTCTTTATGCCTCAATGGCTATTCCTCAGTTTTGGAAATACAACGGAACTGTATTACAAATTTATAGTCTTTCAGGTAATGAGTATATAGAAGTTGAGTTTAGTCCCACTTTTGTGCCAGTTTCTGTAAAAGATATTCCCCGATTTATACAAGAAAGTAAAAAAATAGGTCAGCTTGCAGCAAAAAGCGCTTTTCGCACTTGGGTAAGACAGCAAATCTCTGCGGCTCAACCACCCGTACTTTAA
- a CDS encoding DUF456 domain-containing protein: protein MQILYWLLIALMLVGVVGAVVPAIPGTSLILIAIIIWGIVSSSFAAIKIPLIVTVIVLILSIGVDFLAGYLGAKQAGASKWGQIGAFVGLLLGFFGLLPALPFGGPLLGILFGPLVGAIIGEYIYQREFWLAVKAGIGIVVGTLVGNLIQGVLAIATVAVFLFTTWPQVFGN, encoded by the coding sequence ATGCAAATTCTCTATTGGCTACTTATTGCCTTAATGCTTGTAGGTGTTGTTGGTGCAGTAGTTCCTGCTATCCCTGGAACCAGTTTAATTTTAATTGCCATTATCATTTGGGGAATTGTGAGTAGTTCTTTTGCCGCGATTAAAATTCCCTTGATTGTGACAGTTATTGTCTTGATTTTGAGTATTGGTGTTGATTTTTTAGCTGGGTACTTGGGTGCAAAACAAGCAGGTGCTAGCAAGTGGGGTCAAATTGGCGCATTTGTAGGTTTGTTGCTAGGATTTTTCGGATTATTACCCGCTTTACCTTTTGGCGGCCCACTGTTGGGGATTTTATTCGGGCCGTTGGTAGGTGCGATTATTGGTGAGTATATTTACCAAAGGGAATTTTGGTTGGCTGTGAAAGCTGGTATTGGTATTGTTGTCGGTACGTTGGTAGGAAATTTAATACAAGGGGTTTTGGCGATCGCTACAGTTGCAGTATTTTTATTTACAACCTGGCCACAAGTATTTGGTAATTAA
- a CDS encoding right-handed parallel beta-helix repeat-containing protein — MTKNPVRNICLVVVTALTFTAVSSGEIGKAQISGKTYYVDQGTGSDYNSGTTQTSAFKTINKANQIVAAGDTIYVKNGTYQENITVKKSGTPDKWISLQAYPGQTPKVRGTQDGSISVEGSYVKVIGFDVTSSGEGSAINVGRGNHHVHIIRNIVHDSGCGGISAQETDYLTIEENISYRNAFRSGYMCSGISIYQAKAFDDAPGFHNIIRGNISYANENKVTTSWGGRSFVTDGNGIIIDDFRQTQSQRFRPRYTPWTLIENNIVFNNGGRGIHIYESDNVVVRNNTAFKNLRSGNLDGHLNGELTTYFSSNIHFYNNIAYSSSLNKKTFVDDYSSKNRWDNNLSYIGSTLVNDGHSDVKLGANNRINVNPLFINASTDPKLANFRLNLGSPAIDSGTTQSAASVDFDKNARPFGVGPDMGAFELRR, encoded by the coding sequence ATGACTAAAAATCCAGTCAGAAATATTTGCTTGGTCGTGGTTACTGCTTTGACCTTCACCGCAGTGTCTTCAGGGGAAATCGGCAAAGCGCAAATATCAGGCAAAACCTACTACGTAGACCAAGGTACTGGGAGTGATTATAACTCTGGCACAACGCAAACATCTGCATTTAAGACGATAAACAAAGCTAATCAAATAGTAGCGGCTGGTGATACGATCTACGTAAAAAACGGAACCTATCAAGAAAATATTACAGTCAAGAAGTCGGGAACACCAGATAAATGGATATCATTGCAGGCTTATCCAGGACAAACCCCGAAAGTAAGAGGAACTCAAGATGGCAGTATTAGCGTAGAGGGGAGTTACGTCAAAGTTATTGGTTTTGATGTGACTTCAAGCGGAGAAGGGTCTGCTATTAATGTTGGTAGAGGCAACCATCACGTACACATCATTCGCAATATAGTCCATGATTCTGGATGTGGTGGTATTTCTGCTCAAGAAACAGACTATTTAACCATTGAAGAGAACATTTCTTATCGCAATGCCTTCCGGTCTGGGTATATGTGTTCGGGAATTTCTATTTATCAAGCCAAAGCCTTTGATGATGCCCCTGGATTTCACAACATCATTAGGGGGAATATTTCTTACGCTAATGAAAATAAAGTTACCACATCTTGGGGAGGGAGAAGTTTTGTTACCGATGGTAATGGAATTATTATCGACGATTTTAGGCAAACACAAAGCCAGAGATTTAGACCACGGTACACACCTTGGACTTTAATTGAAAACAACATTGTTTTTAACAACGGTGGCAGAGGCATCCATATCTATGAAAGCGACAATGTAGTAGTCAGGAATAATACAGCTTTCAAAAACTTAAGGTCTGGGAATTTAGATGGTCACCTAAATGGTGAACTAACTACGTATTTCTCCAGTAATATCCACTTTTACAATAACATAGCCTATTCCAGTAGTCTAAATAAGAAAACATTTGTGGATGATTATTCATCGAAAAATCGGTGGGACAATAACTTGTCATACATTGGTTCTACTCTGGTTAACGATGGACATTCTGATGTTAAATTGGGTGCAAATAACCGCATCAACGTTAATCCTCTATTTATCAATGCTTCTACTGACCCTAAACTAGCCAACTTCCGACTTAATCTTGGTAGTCCAGCCATTGATTCAGGTACTACACAAAGTGCAGCTAGTGTTGATTTTGACAAGAATGCAAGACCTTTTGGCGTAGGGCCTGACATGGGTGCATTTGAGTTACGCAGATAA
- a CDS encoding PEP-CTERM sorting domain-containing protein, translated as MITVSKLTFLQGTVAALVSLPVAAASISMSANSAQAAFLQGGFVLSPGTNVGFGSSSVTLTKNSLEFFPQSITPIAIQPLIGSFTEFNTGNIRNNISFGTPVKPENLFIDLGSLPISGVILPNTDTTSLTDGKNTFTLTNSTYKMIPVGNNVVVDVSLSGFFTGDNPNAITNSVGIISFSIGNTTITDIEEILNKGSGISGLTFSGAFFTNVCGRCGKIPEPATILGLGLVGGAMAISLRRKNVA; from the coding sequence ATGATAACTGTTTCTAAACTGACCTTTTTGCAAGGGACAGTTGCCGCGTTAGTGTCTTTACCTGTAGCTGCTGCTAGCATATCAATGTCAGCGAATTCTGCCCAAGCAGCATTTCTACAAGGTGGATTTGTATTAAGCCCTGGTACTAATGTTGGGTTTGGTAGTAGCAGTGTCACACTAACAAAAAATTCCCTAGAATTTTTCCCTCAATCAATAACACCAATTGCTATTCAGCCTCTGATAGGAAGCTTCACGGAATTTAATACAGGTAATATTCGCAATAATATTTCCTTTGGAACGCCTGTTAAGCCTGAAAATTTATTTATTGACCTTGGTTCACTTCCTATCAGTGGTGTGATTTTACCTAACACTGATACTACCTCTTTGACAGATGGAAAGAACACTTTCACTCTCACCAACTCTACATATAAAATGATTCCCGTAGGTAATAATGTTGTGGTTGATGTTTCGCTCAGTGGTTTTTTCACAGGTGATAATCCAAATGCGATCACAAACAGTGTTGGGATCATATCCTTCTCAATTGGCAACACCACAATTACTGATATTGAAGAAATTCTTAACAAAGGTAGTGGTATCTCCGGGTTGACTTTTTCTGGAGCCTTCTTTACTAATGTATGTGGCAGGTGCGGAAAGATTCCTGAACCAGCCACAATTTTGGGTTTGGGATTAGTAGGTGGGGCAATGGCTATCTCTCTCCGTCGCAAAAATGTAGCTTAG
- a CDS encoding PEP-CTERM sorting domain-containing protein (PEP-CTERM proteins occur, often in large numbers, in the proteomes of bacteria that also encode an exosortase, a predicted intramembrane cysteine proteinase. The presence of a PEP-CTERM domain at a protein's C-terminus predicts cleavage within the sorting domain, followed by covalent anchoring to some some component of the (usually Gram-negative) cell surface. Many PEP-CTERM proteins exhibit an unusual sequence composition that includes large numbers of potential glycosylation sites. Expression of one such protein has been shown restore the ability of a bacterium to form floc, a type of biofilm.), giving the protein MMVISKSNFLKGAVAALATVPVVAAGVFTSAGAAQAAQLVGEFSFSSDPTVSATLTSNSVSFVAPKTFTINQSLSTGNFTGFTSGTINNITSFSTNTIVNPFLTLLGGALSGSTFIANTASYDIRQAAPNLVAIDITTIGTFKNALTNEESDGEGVLTLQTGGRGLTAFDVETLLTGGGSVSTTFSGFYFGTPRVSTPEPATMLGLGLVGVGVAMSRRRKTVA; this is encoded by the coding sequence ATGATGGTCATTTCTAAATCCAACTTTTTGAAGGGAGCAGTTGCAGCATTAGCGACTGTACCCGTAGTTGCTGCTGGTGTATTTACCTCTGCTGGTGCTGCTCAAGCTGCTCAGTTGGTTGGTGAATTCTCCTTTTCCAGTGATCCTACCGTTTCCGCGACCCTGACATCAAACTCTGTCTCATTCGTAGCGCCAAAAACATTCACTATCAATCAGAGTTTATCCACTGGTAATTTTACTGGTTTCACAAGTGGCACAATCAATAACATTACCAGCTTTAGTACTAACACAATCGTTAATCCTTTCCTAACTTTATTGGGTGGTGCTCTTAGTGGTAGTACTTTTATTGCAAATACTGCCTCATACGATATCAGACAAGCTGCTCCAAACTTAGTAGCCATCGATATTACGACTATAGGAACATTTAAGAACGCTCTCACGAATGAAGAGTCCGATGGGGAAGGGGTTTTAACTTTACAAACAGGCGGTCGAGGACTGACAGCATTTGATGTTGAAACCCTTCTTACAGGAGGAGGTTCAGTTTCAACCACTTTTTCAGGCTTCTACTTTGGTACTCCAAGAGTTTCTACCCCTGAACCAGCTACCATGCTAGGACTTGGGCTAGTTGGTGTAGGTGTTGCTATGTCTCGTCGTCGCAAGACTGTTGCTTAA
- a CDS encoding pre-peptidase C-terminal domain-containing protein yields MTLDNAGNTLTTARKLTVSSNIQTFADRVDSTDPNDFYSFSLSARSSLNIAVDGLSANADLQLIRDTNSNGLVDSGEVLNTSNKTGTGSESIRRTLDAGKYFIRVYSNTGDTNYNLKVFENFTPTSLEFKLNESTLKATDTLNINSGWVSDRNGISDLSKVDFRIQRANGSWIDVADATQFTVDPNNTNKAGFSYSLSLNSLNLAADTYTLQGIAYDKTGAASNTVRLSLTIENPGLTLTNAKKITLSEKTQTFTDRVDSTNINDFYSFSLSARGNLNLVVDGLSASADVQIIRDANSNGLFDGGEVVTGAYRTGSGSESIRTTLDAGNYFIRVYSQGGNTNYKLKVFENFAPTALDFKLNNTSLKPTDTLSINSAWVSDKNGVSDISKVDFRIQKADGSWIDVADATKFTADSSNANKASFSYSLSLSSLNLAVGTYTLQGIAYDKTNAASNTVKQTFTVTTTPTTTASATVQDWFSQNLLDQQLITLTRNLAADGNLSRQDMLDIFRNVQDDSKVDANEVKDLRTLVGASTRFSMQDPVKWLSTQVANGASVDMAASDFESSLVGRWFLGTVAPTPVFNGKTLTYTLATGNLFGSANEARIGDIDQGQLGDCAFLAALGATFGRQSNDAGNASSSVINSMITDNGDNTYTVRFYSTTIFDPGEAQYVTIDRRIATSVAAKTNGGVLWVALVEKAYAQWREWREGKPGYNIIGNGDALSRPLQFVTGRDFTPADPTNINCFSTIETALANGKAVTAARMGDSTSYIVGNHAYSVTNVYTNTSGEKRFVVRNPWGKDGKTRTGADDGFIDLSFDEFSKAFNYGVIIA; encoded by the coding sequence ATGACTCTTGATAATGCAGGTAACACATTAACTACTGCTAGAAAGCTCACTGTATCTTCTAATATTCAGACTTTCGCAGATCGTGTGGATTCGACAGATCCTAATGATTTTTATAGTTTCAGTTTGTCCGCTCGTAGTAGTCTTAATATTGCCGTTGATGGTTTGAGCGCTAATGCAGATTTGCAGTTAATCAGAGATACTAACAGCAATGGTTTAGTTGATAGCGGCGAAGTTCTCAACACTTCTAACAAGACTGGAACTGGTAGTGAATCAATTCGCAGGACGCTAGATGCCGGTAAGTATTTCATCAGAGTCTATTCCAACACTGGCGATACTAACTACAATCTCAAGGTATTTGAAAACTTTACCCCAACTTCACTAGAGTTTAAGCTAAATGAAAGCACTCTCAAAGCAACAGATACACTTAATATCAACAGTGGTTGGGTATCAGATAGAAATGGTATCAGCGACCTTTCTAAGGTGGATTTCCGTATACAAAGAGCAAACGGAAGCTGGATAGATGTAGCTGATGCTACTCAATTTACTGTCGATCCTAACAATACAAATAAGGCCGGTTTCAGCTATAGTTTGTCTCTCAACAGCTTGAATTTAGCTGCTGACACTTATACTCTCCAAGGCATAGCTTATGACAAGACTGGTGCTGCTAGTAATACAGTACGCTTAAGTCTGACGATTGAGAATCCTGGACTCACATTAACTAATGCGAAGAAAATAACTTTATCTGAAAAGACTCAGACTTTTACAGATAGGGTGGATTCAACAAATATCAATGATTTCTACAGTTTCAGTTTGTCTGCTCGTGGTAACCTGAATCTCGTTGTTGATGGTTTGAGTGCCAGTGCAGATGTACAGATTATTAGAGACGCTAACAGCAATGGCTTGTTTGATGGCGGCGAAGTTGTTACTGGTGCTTACAGAACTGGAAGCGGTAGTGAATCGATCCGCACAACTCTAGATGCTGGCAATTATTTCATTAGAGTCTATTCACAAGGTGGCAATACTAATTACAAACTCAAGGTATTTGAAAATTTTGCCCCAACAGCACTAGATTTTAAGCTGAACAACACCAGCCTCAAACCAACAGACACCCTCAGTATCAACAGTGCTTGGGTATCGGACAAAAACGGTGTGAGCGACATTTCTAAAGTAGATTTCCGCATTCAAAAAGCAGACGGAAGTTGGATAGATGTGGCTGATGCTACTAAATTTACTGCCGATTCTAGCAATGCAAATAAGGCAAGTTTCAGCTACAGTTTGTCTTTAAGTAGCTTGAATCTGGCAGTTGGCACATATACTCTTCAAGGAATAGCTTACGACAAGACTAATGCTGCTAGTAATACAGTCAAGCAGACATTTACAGTCACGACCACACCAACCACAACAGCATCGGCTACTGTTCAAGATTGGTTCAGTCAAAATCTTCTCGACCAACAACTCATTACATTAACACGCAACTTAGCTGCTGACGGTAACTTAAGTCGCCAGGATATGCTGGATATCTTCAGAAATGTGCAAGATGATTCTAAGGTAGATGCTAATGAAGTAAAAGACCTCAGAACATTGGTAGGTGCTAGCACTCGTTTTAGTATGCAAGACCCTGTAAAATGGCTATCTACACAGGTTGCTAATGGTGCGTCTGTAGATATGGCGGCTAGCGATTTTGAATCTAGTCTAGTTGGTCGTTGGTTCTTAGGCACAGTAGCACCAACACCCGTCTTTAATGGTAAGACTCTCACCTACACCCTGGCGACAGGTAATCTTTTTGGTAGTGCTAACGAAGCACGAATTGGTGATATTGACCAAGGACAACTAGGTGATTGTGCATTTTTAGCAGCTTTGGGTGCAACCTTTGGTCGTCAGTCTAATGATGCAGGCAATGCTTCTAGTTCCGTCATCAATAGTATGATTACAGATAATGGTGATAACACTTATACTGTGCGTTTTTACTCAACGACAATTTTTGACCCTGGTGAAGCACAATATGTAACAATTGATCGTCGTATCGCTACAAGTGTAGCTGCTAAAACTAATGGCGGTGTTCTCTGGGTAGCTTTAGTAGAAAAAGCTTATGCCCAATGGCGCGAATGGAGAGAAGGCAAGCCTGGTTATAATATCATTGGCAATGGAGATGCGCTTTCTCGTCCTCTTCAATTTGTGACTGGACGTGACTTTACTCCTGCTGATCCCACCAATATTAATTGTTTCTCTACTATCGAGACTGCTTTAGCTAATGGGAAAGCTGTAACAGCAGCCAGAATGGGTGATAGCACGAGCTATATTGTAGGGAATCATGCTTACTCTGTGACGAATGTTTACACCAATACTAGTGGTGAGAAAAGATTTGTGGTACGTAATCCTTGGGGCAAAGATGGCAAGACTAGGACTGGTGCTGACGATGGATTCATTGACTTATCTTTTGATGAGTTTAGCAAGGCTTTTAATTATGGAGTTATCATTGCTTAG